A window of Rhodococcus sp. SGAir0479 contains these coding sequences:
- a CDS encoding redox-sensing transcriptional repressor Rex — translation MDVIEEHQAQGSVTRGVTGAASPSSRSRRGTTPAPAQRDIPQATVTRLATYLRVLSVLADEGAIIVSSEELATASGVGSAKLRKDLSFLGPNGVRGVGYDVTRLRARIESALGLDRGHRVVLIGVGNLGRALAGYGGFDRRGFSMVGLFDTDPACIGTTIGGLVVRDVAELADACRQLEPTIGVIATPDSAAQDVCDQLVGAGLRCILSFSPLALEIPDHVEMRRVDLAMEMQVLSFNMARNEQQVPQVAAAAAAVGATRNGSVIRP, via the coding sequence ATCGACGTGATCGAGGAGCACCAGGCGCAGGGGTCAGTGACCCGCGGCGTCACCGGCGCTGCTTCGCCTTCGTCCCGCTCCCGGCGGGGAACGACTCCGGCGCCGGCGCAACGTGACATCCCACAGGCTACGGTGACGCGTCTCGCGACCTACCTGCGGGTCCTGTCGGTACTCGCCGACGAGGGCGCGATCATCGTCTCGAGCGAGGAACTGGCCACCGCGTCCGGGGTCGGCTCGGCCAAGCTGCGCAAGGATCTGTCCTTCCTCGGCCCCAACGGGGTCCGCGGCGTCGGCTACGACGTCACCCGGTTGCGCGCCCGCATCGAGTCCGCGCTCGGACTCGACCGCGGCCACCGGGTCGTGCTGATCGGCGTGGGCAACCTGGGTCGTGCGCTCGCCGGTTACGGCGGCTTCGACCGGCGGGGCTTCTCGATGGTCGGGTTGTTCGACACCGACCCCGCCTGCATCGGCACCACGATCGGTGGTCTGGTGGTCCGTGACGTCGCCGAACTCGCCGACGCCTGCCGGCAACTCGAGCCCACCATCGGCGTCATCGCCACCCCCGATTCCGCGGCCCAGGACGTGTGCGACCAGCTGGTCGGCGCCGGACTGCGCTGCATCCTCAGCTTCTCCCCGCTCGCGTTGGAGATCCCCGACCACGTGGAGATGCGTCGGGTCGATCTCGCGATGGAGATGCAGGTGCTCTCGTTCAACATGGCCCGGAACGAACAACAGGTTCCTCAGGTAGCCGCCGCAGCCGCGGCGGTAGGCGCGACCAGAAACGGATCGGTGATCAGGCCGTGA
- a CDS encoding glutaredoxin family protein, protein MDQTRNRITLLTRAGCGACVPARELLGDICREFDLELTCIDVDEAAADDPDLRAEYGDRLPVVLLDGKEHSYWEVDEDRLRADLASR, encoded by the coding sequence ATGGACCAGACGCGAAACCGGATAACCCTCCTCACCCGTGCGGGCTGCGGCGCGTGCGTTCCGGCCCGGGAGTTGCTGGGCGACATCTGCCGGGAGTTCGATCTGGAACTGACCTGCATCGACGTCGACGAGGCGGCGGCCGACGATCCGGATCTGCGGGCCGAGTACGGTGACCGGTTGCCCGTCGTCCTACTGGACGGTAAGGAGCACAGCTACTGGGAAGTCGACGAGGATCGGCTCCGCGCGGACCTCGCCTCCCGCTGA
- a CDS encoding HAD family hydrolase, producing the protein MPGRSLPIGARFGVGLSGMLRPGRRRIRNLLGPSEAEIRANVAGEASADAALALQEAEALEAAALEAAEAEALESAPAPETALPPAPPPEPAVPLDLTAAAFFDVDNTMVQGASIIHFARGLAARKYLRTADLVDFAWKQVKFRVTGKENSDDVAEGRAKALSFVAGRSTAELARLGEEIYDEVIADKIWAGTRALAQMHLDAGQQVWLVTATPVELAQVIAKRLGLTGALGTVAESKDGVFTGRLVGDILHGLGKAHAVRTLAIREGLNLKRCTAYSDSYNDAPMLSLVGTAVAVNPDADLRELAKTRGWEVRDFRTGRKAAKVGIPTALLLGAVGGAVGAILSRRRERALLAELARAERADRRQPMKTLRRCASRR; encoded by the coding sequence GTGCCTGGGCGATCACTGCCGATCGGCGCGAGATTCGGGGTGGGCCTGTCCGGGATGCTGCGCCCCGGACGCCGCCGGATCCGCAACCTGCTCGGCCCGAGCGAGGCCGAGATTCGCGCCAACGTCGCGGGCGAGGCCAGCGCCGACGCCGCGCTCGCCCTGCAGGAGGCGGAGGCGCTCGAAGCCGCCGCCCTCGAGGCCGCCGAGGCGGAGGCGCTCGAGTCGGCCCCGGCACCGGAGACCGCGCTGCCGCCCGCCCCGCCCCCGGAGCCGGCCGTCCCCCTCGACCTCACCGCCGCCGCGTTCTTCGACGTCGACAACACCATGGTGCAGGGCGCGTCGATCATCCATTTCGCCCGCGGCCTGGCCGCCCGCAAGTACCTCCGCACGGCCGACCTCGTCGACTTCGCGTGGAAGCAGGTGAAGTTCCGGGTCACGGGCAAGGAGAACAGCGACGACGTCGCGGAGGGCCGGGCGAAGGCCCTGTCGTTCGTCGCGGGACGGTCGACGGCGGAACTGGCACGGCTCGGCGAGGAGATCTACGACGAGGTCATCGCCGACAAGATCTGGGCCGGCACGCGGGCGCTCGCGCAGATGCACCTCGACGCGGGCCAGCAGGTGTGGCTCGTGACCGCCACTCCGGTCGAGCTGGCGCAGGTCATCGCCAAGCGTCTCGGTCTGACGGGCGCGCTCGGGACGGTCGCGGAGAGCAAGGACGGGGTGTTCACCGGCCGGCTCGTCGGCGACATCCTGCACGGCCTCGGCAAGGCGCACGCGGTGCGCACGCTCGCAATCCGTGAGGGGCTCAACCTCAAGCGCTGCACGGCGTACTCCGACAGCTACAACGACGCACCGATGCTCTCGCTCGTCGGGACGGCGGTGGCCGTCAACCCGGATGCGGACCTGCGCGAACTCGCGAAGACCCGCGGGTGGGAGGTGCGGGACTTCCGCACCGGGCGCAAGGCCGCGAAGGTCGGCATCCCGACGGCGCTCCTGCTGGGCGCGGTCGGCGGGGCCGTGGGCGCGATCCTGAGCCGGCGCCGCGAGCGCGCACTGCTGGCCGAACTGGCCCGGGCCGAACGGGCCGACCGACGTCAGCCCATGAAGACGTTGCGCCGCTGCGCGAGCAGGCGGTAG
- a CDS encoding lysophospholipid acyltransferase family protein, with translation MNDVAKVIPLHGGASTRSARSRATDPPSSTPPIRRPEPDSAPPAAAPPGAVADAVDERAGTPLDGLRDRVADQVTGLAGFVRRRLAGDYEVDEFGYDPHFADAVFLPALRPLFEKWFRVETRGVENIPAHGGALVVSNHAGVVPIDGLMASVAVHDHHPQHRALRMLAADLAFELPVVGNIARKAGHTLACHPDAERLLRGGEVAAVFPEGYKGVGKPFSERYKLQRFGRGGFVSAAMRAGVPIIPCSIVGSEEIYPKIGDLAPLARLLGMPYFPVTPMFPHLGPLGLIPLPSKWYIEFGTPIVTDTYDAAEADDPMVLFEVTDHVRETIQQTLYRLLAQRRNVFMG, from the coding sequence GTGAACGACGTGGCGAAGGTGATTCCGTTGCACGGCGGCGCGAGCACCCGTTCGGCGCGCAGTCGCGCGACCGACCCGCCCTCATCCACCCCGCCGATCCGGCGTCCCGAGCCCGACTCCGCGCCCCCGGCCGCCGCACCACCAGGGGCCGTCGCCGACGCGGTGGACGAACGCGCCGGGACTCCGCTCGACGGGCTGCGCGACCGGGTCGCCGACCAGGTCACCGGCCTCGCCGGATTCGTGCGCCGCCGCCTCGCCGGCGACTACGAGGTCGACGAGTTCGGGTACGACCCGCACTTCGCGGACGCCGTGTTCCTGCCGGCGCTGCGCCCGCTGTTCGAGAAGTGGTTCCGGGTGGAGACCCGCGGTGTCGAGAACATTCCCGCGCACGGCGGGGCGCTGGTGGTCTCCAACCACGCCGGCGTGGTCCCGATCGACGGGCTGATGGCGTCGGTCGCCGTCCACGACCACCACCCGCAGCATCGGGCGCTGCGGATGCTCGCGGCCGATCTGGCGTTCGAGCTGCCCGTCGTCGGCAACATCGCACGCAAGGCCGGACACACCCTCGCGTGCCATCCCGACGCCGAGCGGCTACTGCGCGGTGGCGAGGTCGCCGCGGTCTTCCCCGAGGGCTACAAGGGCGTCGGCAAGCCGTTCTCCGAGCGCTACAAGCTGCAGCGCTTCGGCCGCGGCGGGTTCGTCTCCGCGGCGATGCGGGCCGGCGTGCCGATCATCCCGTGCTCGATCGTGGGCTCGGAGGAGATCTACCCCAAGATCGGCGACCTCGCGCCGCTCGCCCGGTTGCTCGGCATGCCGTACTTCCCGGTGACGCCGATGTTCCCGCACCTCGGGCCGCTGGGCCTGATACCGCTGCCGTCCAAGTGGTACATCGAGTTCGGCACCCCGATCGTCACCGACACGTACGACGCCGCCGAGGCGGACGACCCGATGGTGCTGTTCGAAGTCACCGACCACGTGCGCGAGACGATCCAGCAGACCCTCTACCGCCTGCTCGCGCAGCGGCGCAACGTCTTCATGGGCTGA